The Astyanax mexicanus isolate ESR-SI-001 chromosome 8, AstMex3_surface, whole genome shotgun sequence sequence AAGAGCGTAATTAGGGAAAGTGGAAAAGGGGTTTAAGTGTTGCGAAAAGACAGAATATGAGAAGAGAAGGAGGTCGGGAGTATTGGGAGTGCGAAGTTCTAGATGTGACTCATCCGATGACAGAGAAAGGGCAGGAGGTTGGAAGTTTGAGGAGATCCGAGTGCAGTGAAAAATTATGTAGTTGAAAAGCCCCAAAGAGAAGGCCGCTGCACCACGTAGGCCACTGAGGAAGTAAATGGACGCCCATGGCGCGGAACGCTTGTCCCATGGAAGCGAAGCAATTTAGTACGATGACTGTGAGGAAAATGAAAACCATGAGGAGGGGGAGGATGAAGGCAATGATGACAATGGCGAAGATGACGATGGAGGTGAAGACAATGGTGGCGACAATGATGGCGATGATGAAGGCGAGTATGGTTAGGGTGGCAATGATTAGATGGAAATTATGATGTGAGTGAGATGATGCTCAAGGCGATGGTGAAGATAAAGGCGAAAGAGATGCAGGCGAAGAAAGTGCAGACGAAGAAGGTAgaacaggtagagaggaagtgacgatttatataggttggagagtgggaggagtgagggcgtggatcaatctccTAAAACTAAGTTATATTAATAACTCCACTTagtctattattttttacttgcACAATCTAAGAGTGAAGAAAGAAAAGCAGCACTAAGCAAAAGATCCAACaccttttggataacttttaccAAGGTTTTACACCTTAATTAACTTGCCATGTCCATGTCCTAATTACAATTACCTCATTGTTAATGACGCACATTTCAAATGAATACTCTGATACCAGAGGACACCTACATGGCTccatgggctcctctaagcaCCAGCCCAGCTCACTGAACATTACAATAATTGATGTCCAGAAAGCAgaagaaaactgtaaaaagataAGTAGTGACTAAAAAATGCAGGTATGTTGAGATCTAAAACACCAAGAACAGATTTCTTCTGTTGAGCTGTAAAACACCTTTACATGTGATTCACAGGCTCTAGAGTAGTGGTGCACTCTTCTACTGTGCAGCAGCACCTGCACAAGTATGATCTTCATGAATAAGTCATCAgacaaaaccatttttttttcaacataaaATTGTGTGTACATATTCAACCTAATGCATTTTTGGGAAACGTTTTCTGATTGTTGAATTCCAAAACTAGCTTGGATTTTCTTGCTAAGATATTGTTTGtatactgttttaattaaataaCGCTAAATTCCAATTAAAACCAGATATTAaccaataataaaatttaaccaggggtgcccaaatatttcatgccactgtatgatAAGATTCTTATTCTGCACTCTTAATAGATATACTCTCTTTTATTACCATGATTCTCCAATCCTCTGCAAGAATGGCAGAATAAGATCTTTTACTTCATTGTCGTTCCGTGGAATATCCTTTAGAATATCCCTGGTGTAGCTGATGCATTTCTCTTCTCCCCAGTGTTGAATCATGTTATGTGCCAGTGTGTTTCGGTTTTTGTCCTCCACATGCAATGTACGAATTCTGTCATCCTTCATATTGCATATCTtgttcttcatttttttaaactgttcctCAGTTAGATCTTCCAAGATCTCCACAAGACAGCCATACCAGCTATAAAGATCACCCTCACTGATAGGGGTAGTATGGGAGTCACCTGAAAAACACATAAAGGCAATATAATAAGACAACACAGTTAAATTACAGTCTTCTGTAAACGTGGCTAAAAACTCCATAGCTCTGATAAATGTacattctttcagttttttttttgcttttcctgtTTAGCAGGGAAAGCTAATATTAGCGGTTCTTTGTGGAACATTAACATACAaggaataacaaacaaacaaaagcccAGATAAGGTCACTGTAACTTACATACTTCCCCAGCCATTCAGCTCTGCTATAGAATATTGCGTTTATGCTTCACATTTCATGAACAGCCTGTCACTCATTATATAGGCTTTTCTCTTCTGCTGCTGCCTAATTGCTCATTTGTTCGGTCCTCAATCATGATTTCCAAGCTCTGCTGCTCAACAGAGCTCTACAGAGCTCTAATTGGACAGTCTAATTTTAATGCATCCAACACCACAGAAAAACTAAGTtctaatataaaaatgtacacaGTCCATCAATTTTGGACTCTGTGTCAAAGTTATCATTAATGCACCAgttcgtttaaaaaaaataataataatttgtaaaaACCTGACCttaagtttttatatatatttatgacccCGATAAGACAAACTGACAATAATCACTATGAGTTGAGGCATTTCTTATTATATATtgattttcttccattttctgcCATTTGTTTGGTACTTACACTGGAAAGTCCCATTTAGTTTATGGGCATCTCGGGCTTGATCCTTATCAGATGCCATCTCAGTCTGATCCAGCAGCTTTGATGTTTCTGTAGGATGGATTTCAGCCATTGCTTCACttgttctttcttctctttctgtgttttcttCCTCACGTGTAGACTGATCAGATTGAGTAGAATCTGTGTCAGGATCCTCGTGCATTCCTAAGATTTTTTGCAGTCGTACTAAGTTGTTTGTTGACTCAGCCCTTTTGGTCAGTACATTTCTATcaagttttttaagtttttcgATTTTTTGTCTCAGTCGTTTTAAAAGGTTCTTCTTTTCATGTGATTCATCATGTTTCTCACTTTCATCAACAGAGAAACGAAGCGGGACATTCTGTTTCCCTGCGATCATCAGTGCTATGTCTTCAATCAGCTTTTTGCTCTCTTCAAAACTGGTTGTTGTTTGTAGGACACAGCACCGTTTGTTGAGTGCTTTAATGAGGGTTTGTATGTTCTTTTTATCTTCACTGTTCGCCTTTTGTAAATCCCCCTTGAAGATGATGATGGTGTGATCCCAGAATCTTCTAGTAAGGAGTTTTTCCAGGGTAGCTTGTGTAGTTTCTGTAAGAGTGGAGTTTACAGCAATGGACAGAATGATTGCATGAGGTCCTTTTTCAAATGATCTCACTGCATCACTAATCTCCTGTCGTAACTCGCGGTGCTTTCGGAGTGAAGTCAGTTCTTCTGACCAGCCAGGAGCACGAACTATAGTTACTCGTGTTCCAAAAACAGTGCGTTTTATCTCAACATGTTTTTTAGAGGATGTTGAAAAGGTAAACACATTGTTTCTGAAAATGGCATTTACTATAGCATTCTTCCCAGAACCATGACATCCAATCACCACAAGGTGGAGCTCCTTAAAAAGTGGGTGATCAGTATCTAAAAGAGAAAAGATTAAATTCTAAAACAATTTAAAGACTTCACAGATTAAGAGAACCCATTCTTATTTTTTAGCAAGGCAATACAAATTTAAGTGAAAAAaatttaacaaaacatttatGAGCCTCACCTTCTTCATCCAAGAAatcattatttttctttcttgctggagataataaaacacaaacagcaaattTCActcaatattattttaaagcaatcAATCCTGATCCTGGTGCCTCCCTgcactgcacattttagtggatcCCATGCTTTAATACACCCCTGTCACTCTAAACGGTGTGTATAAATGTGCAgggaacactctaaaaaacagaggtacaacacgagtacttttttgtactcaaaggtacactctttataattataccctcaaaggtacaatactggtctttacagggtcagatatcagtgttccctctgaagtacaaagtcattcctaacagcaataagtacagatttgtaccattttaccagccaaaaggtacattcagtattctgcatcactgtactatcaaacaatatatattttatttgcacatttttatttgaaagcgagacaattttggatcatgcagttcttgacacatattcagttgatgataatgtttatcatctttataatctatactggcacaaaaaaacatgggtacaaaaaatacTTTCACAGAAAGctactttttttgtacctcaatataaggtacagccccagcgacaagctttgtactcttttaagtacaaatctgtacttaaatTTCTTAGTGTGAAGGATGTTGGCAGTATcaggattacatttttttttttacttttttatattttataagctTTTAACTTTATCACAGCTACTTGTATGCATTTTGGccacatacagtggtatgaaaagtttgggcacccctgataattttcatgattttttatttataaatcattggttgttcgggtCAGCaagttcagttaaatatatcatattgcagatgaacacagtgataattgagaaatgaaatgaagtttataggatttacagaaagtgtgcaataattctttaaacaaaaataggCATTATGTTTGTTCCAATATTAGTGCTTTGAAggttttcaaatcaataaaatgacaatggTGCCCATATTTAACccttattttgtttaaagaattattgcacactttctgttaatcctataaacttaatttcacttctcaaaaatgactgtgttcgtctgctttatgatatattaaactgaaattgttgatccaaacaaccaatgatttataaagggaaatcatgaaaattatcaggggtgccaaaactttttcataccactctaGGGATACAGAATTTACAGATGCTACAGTACAGGATGAAACACTGACCATTTAGTAATGAATGTGGGTTTGGAAAAAAGGGGTAAATATTTCATGTCATGTATTGTGTCATGTGTTGGAACTGTTTCATTGGGTTTCTAACACAACACGTGACATCAATATTTGTGTAGTTACTGCTTTTAAACATGTAATTTGTTTAGCAAAAGTCACGCTTATTTAAAATACTTAACAATACATGTGCTGTGTCATTAATTGGGATTACTTTGATGATTTTTAGTGACAAATAATATAAACTTACAGATTCCATGTTCCATGTTACTGAGATCTCAAGCAGTTAAAAATCTCCAATTGTTATGTTGGTTTTACAATCCAAGTctgtaaacacaacagtaaaatacACAACTGAGAACTTTCTTACAGATGACTATCTGTATCGGAAGGTCTTAATGCTTGACAGTGTCTACATTTAAATGCATTGCTATTTCCAGAATAGTGCTGCATATGTAATGCCTTTAAAAAttctaaagcatttttttaatgtgaaagGTTAACAAACTCCAGTCTCTGAGATtggattaataaaaaaatcaagagcAAGGCTGGTTTTCTTTGTTGAGAACCCCTAAAAAACATATCCTTTGTTTGCAGTTCCTATTTAAATTCAGCACCTAGTGATATAATACACTAAATGTTGTAAAATAATTAACATTTGTTAAGAGTTTTTGCACATAAATAGTAATTTTAGATTGCATTTTATTTCTATAGAGGAAATTAAGGTTCCCACATTTGTTCCTAACATTGCAATTTGTTATTAAAAATTAGATAAGGTTACATACCCGATGTGGTTGCAGGTTGTGTTgctcagtttgtttgtttttatttttggagaCAGCTTCTTCATGAAAGTAAGATTAGCCTGCTCTTTATTGTTAGCTGTGAACAAATGAAGCTGAGCTCAGTTTCAGATGTTTTGAAATGAGGATGTTCTCAGCTGAAACAGGAAATAATGTGACTTCAATGCTTCCTTTAAATGTATTGGGAAAGTCTCAAATCTACTGTGTTACTGCAACGACCCCAtgtgaccccacccatccctcacatggGCTCTTCACTCTGAttccgtccggcagaagatacaggagcatctgagcctccactaccagactctgcaacagcttcattcaccaggcagtcagacttctcaacacacagagatagAGCTGATCCCTTCCCACCCCTACTCATCCTACACACTTACACAAGAAATGAACCCCCCCCCACTACacttcacatgcacacacaagaactgtactgaacccacccatccatgggcgtggtagtggggacctgactacccagggcccgagtattgagaggggcccatgaatattcctattttgtttttatctctcacgttccttgtgtactggcatggataggggcccactgacattgagagtgtacagcgtccagaatttgctgctatgccCCTGCACCCATCACTctactcccacacacacacaaactgaagtgtctctatccctatcagcaatatttgctgcttcattcCTAAAAATCTATaatctctctacctcagtaactgctgtgattatgtatgttctatatgttacatatctctgcaccttattttCACTAtgcacactttattataccgtatcggtactgtaCTGTCCTGTCCTGTTTGTTAAACTGTCtcatctgctgtatttattgtaattttatagttttcgTAACTCTTGCACTTTTTtgtttgtctattgcttgttgttccatgttgcaccatggttccggaggaacgtaatttcattgcacggcgtacctgtactcagatgtaatggcaataaaagcctcttgacttgacttgacattatGGATATGTTCACATTTTAAACCTCATTAGTCAATTTAGATTtgttgctcagatctgatttgtctATCTTGACTATCAGTTGTTCATAAATATAAATGACCTGTATTTGTATTGTGAATATTGTTTTTTCAAGCTGCCAGTATTGGTTGATGTGATAGCAATAACCACACTGCCATTGCCTCCTACTCAAACTGTACAGAATTGTGTTGcacaatcactttttttttttttttttttacttttttactcttGCATAACCCTGATTTCACATATCACCCTGGTCTGGCTCTCAGTTTCGGCTGTAATTCATGCTAAGGGTGTTATATCACACTTTATCACTTATGTCTTTATGGACCTTGTTTTTGCACTGGTGCATATATGTTGAAACAGGAAAGGGCCATCTCTAAACTGTTCCCTCAAAGATTGTCCCAAACTCTTGACTTCCTTTTACTGGAACTTAAGGGCCATACCATAATAGTGAGAGAGGTATTGTGAAACACAGTGTTTGATACACTGCTTTGAAGTCATATCAGTTTatgtggagaaaaaacacacacatgttgCACTGCTTGATTATTTGTTGCTTATAATTTGTCAaaccattatcattatcatcaaaTGGAAGAATCAGGTTTTAGTCTTATTGAGCAAGCAGtgatgttatgtgtgtgtgtgtgggggggggggtgttttgatATAGAGTAGATATAGAGCACCTCTATAGCACAAAATATATTTATCAGTCTCACAGTATGTCAGTCAATACTTCTATATAGACCAAGCAACCCCTTCCTTCCTCAGTGATATAATcaaaaatagttaaatattttGATGTGTATTTATCTAGTAGAATTAAGATAAATACCCTGGCATTGTCAAAATAATGAGACTCTTCTGATGGAGTAAAGTTCTCCTgtgcttcagtttctaaatcctGAATCTGAAGGCACCCTACTCAGCACATTTCAGTAGTTTTTCTGCTTTAATGCACTACATGCAGGAgatttatctatttacttatcAGTTGCAGGGATGTTTTGGAGCAGAAAAAGCACTAAATGTTCATGTCTAGGGACAGGACTGAGAAACATTGGTGTAATTTAATATTTCAAATACCTCCAATTATCAGAATGTTAAAGTTAAATCAGAGAAGTAGTGTTTTTCAAACTCTATACCACAGCCAGCACTGTTTACCCTGTTAACTTTTAAGAGACAGCGTTGTATATATATTGGAGAATTTATTGTTTTGTCTTTGTGGTTAGTAAAGTTTGGTATACATCATACAAAAAGCAGTTAGCTTGTTACAGAATATAGACTGTGTTTGCATTACTGGACACAGTTATCTAAACATGCCATTCTTCTTATTGGTCTAATGCTGCTCTAAGGTcgtccttctcctcctctctctgtatctggaTGGCTTCATGGCTGGATGGTGACCTCGACCTCCCCATACACCTGCCTGAGAGCAGAACAGTCCAGACTGGCCATCAGCTTGGTGGGGCCTGCTCTCCGAGGACTGAAATGCTCCGTCCATGTTATAGAGCTGCCTGGGGCTATTATCCTGCAAAGCACAAGCATTCACACAGTTTAGTCTTGAGGTAGAAAATCCACCATAAAATAGTGCTGGGTTTGTCATTGAaagcaaaataatatatatgaggAAATGTAAATGAAACTCAGTGAATTCATAAAATCTTGGCTTGCTATTGGCTGGCCTATTAATCACTCAACAAGCTGAGGTGTAGCTTTTATAGTCTAGTTAAAAAACAATGTAGTTAAAGAGATGTTTTGCTTCATACAACAGATGAGAATTGTGGAATTTCGGTCACCTGTACATCTTTGTATTAATTGACAGGATTCCAGGCCCTTCTAGACGAACATACACATTTTCCAGGCTGAATTTAAAGGGGTTGGTGAACTCCACTGTCACATACATCTCCTCACTTACTTTAGGAGATCCAGTCACCTATCAGAGACAAGAGACAAACAGTGAGTAAATCAGAAAGAAAAGATAATAActtaaaaaactttaattacaTTCACTTTGTTCATTGTTACTGCTTTGCATGGGATGTATGACATATACAGTATTAGTGTAATTAAACCTGATTAAGCTAATTTTGCCTATTTATTAAATGCACTGGCTATAATTCAAGGGCtaaattagaattttattattttaaaatactatagCCAAATATTCAGTTGCACTACTGCACTGTATTTAGCTGAGATCTGCACAGAGTGTTTTACACTGCTCGTCACAAAACAGGAAGTTCTCACGTTTTAGACTTACTAAGTTGTTTCACTTGCTACTGTGTTATTTTTAACCCCCACAAACTTTAGGTTTCGTTTCATATCTTTGTGACTTCTGAAATAATGTCTCAGgaataaaatacagcatttttttcaaatgtaaCAGTAATTTCATTTGTCCAcataatgtgatttattttctctgtcaCATCATCTTTCTCTCCTGAATTTGTTGTACATAACTGGTGGAAATCCATTGTTGAAATACTGTATTGATACGCTATGAAATCCTGCTCAGGAAAAATTAATTCAGCTCAACTAAATGTTTATCTACTTATACTCCCTGATTTAACTACATGCTAAGCAAACAGTGGGGAACAGGACAGGAAACTACTGCTGTTCCACAGACATTAAGAGGTTAATCC is a genomic window containing:
- the LOC111194402 gene encoding uncharacterized protein LOC111194402, whose product is MEHGISRKKNNDFLDEEDTDHPLFKELHLVVIGCHGSGKNAIVNAIFRNNVFTFSTSSKKHVEIKRTVFGTRVTIVRAPGWSEELTSLRKHRELRQEISDAVRSFEKGPHAIILSIAVNSTLTETTQATLEKLLTRRFWDHTIIIFKGDLQKANSEDKKNIQTLIKALNKRCCVLQTTTSFEESKKLIEDIALMIAGKQNVPLRFSVDESEKHDESHEKKNLLKRLRQKIEKLKKLDRNVLTKRAESTNNLVRLQKILGMHEDPDTDSTQSDQSTREEENTEREERTSEAMAEIHPTETSKLLDQTEMASDKDQARDAHKLNGTFQCDSHTTPISEGDLYSWYGCLVEILEDLTEEQFKKMKNKICNMKDDRIRTLHVEDKNRNTLAHNMIQHWGEEKCISYTRDILKDIPRNDNEVKDLILPFLQRIGESW